The Wolbachia endosymbiont of Ctenocephalides felis wCfeT genome includes a region encoding these proteins:
- a CDS encoding collagen-like protein, which produces MIGLKFLVVYSELGKDSNDDNDGAKFALGELELKKDDDRLILKSESNGLRLYIRGTNHSTQLLCSQEIDHTISKGLDYNKSPNDIIKSGLFIPKEDIDLDPGKDFNDSQLYALTLTTDGKLGVIEYDINQHKNYNGELIGHLNSKTTLIQDKLLNGQHLYALYYGDPFDTSPNPNGIPCGLENDSNLSIFRDQTGKFIYEFVTSGGKSIVGGEAFCQGAKICKMENLNLIPNIRTHLKSMLVSADIGDIKGTGSVDATAVALNLKSDTSFGKLVLNTRDSSGKTIPQQINENLGAGLRYALENNQEFKNLIAGNKILAASVATELASNPNLKNQIKGNPGPPGKRGPRGHEGPPGSKGEDASVQDIAAELLNSNNHNMGNLGRAVLDAKDS; this is translated from the coding sequence ATGATAGGATTAAAGTTTTTGGTAGTCTATTCCGAATTAGGAAAAGATTCTAATGATGACAATGATGGAGCTAAGTTTGCACTCGGAGAGCTCGAATTAAAAAAAGACGATGACAGACTAATTCTTAAATCAGAGTCAAATGGACTAAGGCTATACATCAGAGGAACTAATCACTCAACACAGCTACTGTGCTCTCAAGAAATAGATCATACTATTAGCAAGGGATTAGATTACAATAAGAGTCCGAATGATATCATTAAATCTGGATTGTTTATTCCAAAAGAAGATATAGATCTTGATCCAGGAAAAGATTTCAATGACTCTCAGCTTTATGCATTGACATTAACAACAGATGGTAAATTGGGTGTAATAGAGTATGATATTAATCAACACAAAAACTATAATGGTGAACTAATAGGGCATTTAAATAGCAAAACAACTCTAATACAAGACAAGTTATTAAATGGTCAACATCTTTATGCTCTATATTACGGTGATCCATTTGATACATCTCCTAACCCAAACGGAATTCCATGTGGGTTAGAAAATGACAGTAATCTTTCTATTTTTAGAGATCAGACTGGGAAGTTTATATATGAATTTGTAACTAGTGGTGGAAAATCTATCGTAGGTGGCGAAGCATTTTGTCAAGGTGCAAAAATTTGCAAAATGGAAAATCTCAACCTAATTCCCAACATTAGAACTCACTTAAAAAGCATGCTAGTTTCTGCAGATATTGGGGATATTAAAGGCACTGGTAGTGTTGATGCAACAGCGGTAGCGCTCAATCTGAAAAGTGATACTAGTTTTGGCAAATTAGTACTTAACACAAGGGACAGCAGCGGAAAAACAATACCTCAGCAAATTAATGAAAATCTTGGAGCAGGCTTGAGATATGCGTTAGAAAATAATCAAGAATTTAAGAATCTTATTGCAGGAAATAAGATTCTGGCAGCAAGTGTAGCAACTGAATTAGCAAGCAATCCAAATTTAAAAAATCAAATAAAAGGTAATCCAGGTCCACCAGGTAAAAGAGGTCCAAGAGGCCATGAAGGCCCTCCTGGTTCAAAAGGTGAAGATGCAAGCGTTCAAGATATTGCGGCTGAACTTCTTAACTCTAACAATCACAATATGGGCAATTTAGGTAGGGCAGTGCTTGATGCGAAGGATAGTTAA